One Salvia splendens isolate huo1 chromosome 12, SspV2, whole genome shotgun sequence genomic window carries:
- the LOC121758228 gene encoding DNA ligase 1-like isoform X1 encodes MASPPTLVELKRSPSDYTLSNVVHWELGGDVPFVFLANCLVAVSEAAEDDLQDIACNIFRTFMKISPQNLFAVLSILARTYTDGDNSYTIEASKDAIIEAIAESSNKTPEFIKDQLLEHDLAFVAEVNRPIELLFKREKLTIEYLFSKIIALVENVKRKKEKKKVWAKRNLYTLLGMFNHASEFEAGTLVRLLQPIWKKVPENVILHGLACATVYAHISPEDPDIPMHLERAVDLCNRIYQLVKSFRAFCDAFCHTYPCTGYMYLPEIIGFAPGIPLKLMEAEPILDTSELFQKFGSNGFTYESNDYGDVIRAQIHGLENGVIVIYVDNELVTDRFPDVLAIVMRARGQNMKSFIIDCKVCAFDERRKTSLSIKDLPNSHWEDAEIVVSIVVSDILYLNGKSLLQKQLLLRHQMLQRSFVEQLDSSVNISDVPQCNDLKLLKSFLKAAGKSSLIVKSLTDNATYEPCKKLRNWLILRKEDLADLEKKATDSNDDARVVRAPSKEAKATTRDSEDASLTGDNEDAATTGDSEDAALTGDNEDAATTGASEDDA; translated from the exons ATGGCTTCCCCACCCACACTTGTCGAACTAAAGAGAAGTCCATCCGATTACACTCTATCTAATGTAGTACATTGGGAGCTTGGCGGTGATGTTCCATTTGTGTTTCTGGCCAATTGTTTGGTTGCTGTGTCAGAGGCAGCTGAGGATGATCTACAAGATATTGCTTGCAATATCTTTAGGACGTTCATGAAGATATCTCCTCAAAATTTGTTTGCAGTCCTTTCTATACTTGCAAGGACTTATACTGATGGTGATAACTCTTACACAATTGAAGCTTCTAAAGATGCTATCATCGAAGCAATCGCTGAATCATCTAACAAGACCCCGGAGTTTATTAAAGATCAGTTGTTGGAGCATGACTTAGCATTTGTTGCTGAAGTCAACAGACCAATAGAGTTACTATTCAAACGTGAAAAGCTTACCATTGAGTATCTTTTTTCAAAGATCATCGCATTAGTG GAGAATGTCAaaaggaagaaagaaaaaaagaaagtttgGGCTAAGAGAAACCTGTATACATTGCTTGGTATGTTCAATCATGCTTCGGAATTTGAAGCTGGGACCTTGGTTCGGTTGCTACAG CCCATTTGGAAAAAGGTTCCTGAGAATGTAATTCTGCATGGCCTCGCTTGTGCTACTGTGTATGCACACATTTCTCCTGAGGATCCTGACATTCCTATGCATCTTGAGAGA GCGGTTGATCTTTGTAACCGAATTTATCAATTGGTTAAGTCTTTCCGAGCATTTTGTGATGCCTTTTGTCATACCTATCCATGTACTGGATATATGTATCTGCCAGAGATTATAGGATTTGCTCCTGGCATTCCTCTAAAGTTGATGGAGGCCGAACCCATACTTGACACATCCGAGCTGTTTCAAAAATTTGGGTCTAATGGTTTCACCTATGAGTCTAATGATTATGGGGATGTAATACGTGCTCAG ATACATGGTCTAGAAAATGGCGTGATTGTGATATATGTTGATAATGAATTGGTCACAGACCGTTTTCCCGATGTTCTTGCCATAGTGATGAG AGCAAGAGGCCAGAATATGAAGTCCTTTATAATCGATTGCAAAGTCTGTGCCTTTGATGAAAGGAGAAAGACCAGTTTATCGATCAAG GATCTTCCCAACTCACATTGGGAAGATGCTGAAATCGTTGTCAGCATTGTTGTTTCGGACATTCTTTACTTGAATGGAAAGTCACTCTTGCAAAAGCAACTCCTACTTCGCCATCAG ATGCTTCAAAGATCCTTTGTTGAACAGTTGGATTCATCAGTCAATATTTCCGATGTCCCACAATGCAACGATCTTAAGCTTCTTAAAAGCTTTCTGAAAGCTGCTGGCAAGTCAAG CTTAATTGTGAAGTCTCTTACTGATAATGCCACATATGAACCTTGTAAAAAGTTACGCAACTGGCTTATACTTAGAAAAGAAGACTTGGCAGACCTTGAAAAAAAAG CTACAGATAGTAATGATGATGCTCGAGTTGTGAGGGCACCTAGTAAAGAAGCCAAGGCTACAACTAGAGATAGTGAAGATGCCTCCTTAACTGGAGATAATGAAGATGCTGCCACAACTGGAGATAGTGAAGATGCTGCCTTAACTGGAGATAATGAAGATGCTGCCACAACTGGAGCTAGTGAAGATGATGCTTGA
- the LOC121758228 gene encoding DNA ligase 1-like isoform X3, with translation MASPPTLVELKRSPSDYTLSNVVHWELGGDVPFVFLANCLVAVSEAAEDDLQDIACNIFRTFMKISPQNLFAVLSILARTYTDGDNSYTIEASKDAIIEAIAESSNKTPEFIKDQLLEHDLAFVAEVNRPIELLFKREKLTIEYLFSKIIALVENVKRKKEKKKVWAKRNLYTLLGMFNHASEFEAGTLVRLLQPIWKKVPENVILHGLACATVYAHISPEDPDIPMHLERAVDLCNRIYQLVKSFRAFCDAFCHTYPCTGYMYLPEIIGFAPGIPLKLMEAEPILDTSELFQKFGSNGFTYESNDYGDVIRAQIHGLENGVIVIYVDNELVTDRFPDVLAIVMRARGQNMKSFIIDCKVCAFDERRKTSLSIKDLPNSHWEDAEIVVSIVVSDILYLNGKSLLQKQLLLRHQLDSSVNISDVPQCNDLKLLKSFLKAAGKSSLIVKSLTDNATYEPCKKLRNWLILRKEDLADLEKKATDSNDDARVVRAPSKEAKATTRDSEDASLTGDNEDAATTGDSEDAALTGDNEDAATTGASEDDA, from the exons ATGGCTTCCCCACCCACACTTGTCGAACTAAAGAGAAGTCCATCCGATTACACTCTATCTAATGTAGTACATTGGGAGCTTGGCGGTGATGTTCCATTTGTGTTTCTGGCCAATTGTTTGGTTGCTGTGTCAGAGGCAGCTGAGGATGATCTACAAGATATTGCTTGCAATATCTTTAGGACGTTCATGAAGATATCTCCTCAAAATTTGTTTGCAGTCCTTTCTATACTTGCAAGGACTTATACTGATGGTGATAACTCTTACACAATTGAAGCTTCTAAAGATGCTATCATCGAAGCAATCGCTGAATCATCTAACAAGACCCCGGAGTTTATTAAAGATCAGTTGTTGGAGCATGACTTAGCATTTGTTGCTGAAGTCAACAGACCAATAGAGTTACTATTCAAACGTGAAAAGCTTACCATTGAGTATCTTTTTTCAAAGATCATCGCATTAGTG GAGAATGTCAaaaggaagaaagaaaaaaagaaagtttgGGCTAAGAGAAACCTGTATACATTGCTTGGTATGTTCAATCATGCTTCGGAATTTGAAGCTGGGACCTTGGTTCGGTTGCTACAG CCCATTTGGAAAAAGGTTCCTGAGAATGTAATTCTGCATGGCCTCGCTTGTGCTACTGTGTATGCACACATTTCTCCTGAGGATCCTGACATTCCTATGCATCTTGAGAGA GCGGTTGATCTTTGTAACCGAATTTATCAATTGGTTAAGTCTTTCCGAGCATTTTGTGATGCCTTTTGTCATACCTATCCATGTACTGGATATATGTATCTGCCAGAGATTATAGGATTTGCTCCTGGCATTCCTCTAAAGTTGATGGAGGCCGAACCCATACTTGACACATCCGAGCTGTTTCAAAAATTTGGGTCTAATGGTTTCACCTATGAGTCTAATGATTATGGGGATGTAATACGTGCTCAG ATACATGGTCTAGAAAATGGCGTGATTGTGATATATGTTGATAATGAATTGGTCACAGACCGTTTTCCCGATGTTCTTGCCATAGTGATGAG AGCAAGAGGCCAGAATATGAAGTCCTTTATAATCGATTGCAAAGTCTGTGCCTTTGATGAAAGGAGAAAGACCAGTTTATCGATCAAG GATCTTCCCAACTCACATTGGGAAGATGCTGAAATCGTTGTCAGCATTGTTGTTTCGGACATTCTTTACTTGAATGGAAAGTCACTCTTGCAAAAGCAACTCCTACTTCGCCATCAG TTGGATTCATCAGTCAATATTTCCGATGTCCCACAATGCAACGATCTTAAGCTTCTTAAAAGCTTTCTGAAAGCTGCTGGCAAGTCAAG CTTAATTGTGAAGTCTCTTACTGATAATGCCACATATGAACCTTGTAAAAAGTTACGCAACTGGCTTATACTTAGAAAAGAAGACTTGGCAGACCTTGAAAAAAAAG CTACAGATAGTAATGATGATGCTCGAGTTGTGAGGGCACCTAGTAAAGAAGCCAAGGCTACAACTAGAGATAGTGAAGATGCCTCCTTAACTGGAGATAATGAAGATGCTGCCACAACTGGAGATAGTGAAGATGCTGCCTTAACTGGAGATAATGAAGATGCTGCCACAACTGGAGCTAGTGAAGATGATGCTTGA
- the LOC121758228 gene encoding DNA ligase 1-like isoform X2, translated as MASPPTLVELKRSPSDYTLSNVVHWELGGDVPFVFLANCLVAVSEAAEDDLQDIACNIFRTFMKISPQNLFAVLSILARTYTDGDNSYTIEASKDAIIEAIAESSNKTPEFIKDQLLEHDLAFVAEVNRPIELLFKREKLTIEYLFSKIIALVENVKRKKEKKKVWAKRNLYTLLGMFNHASEFEAGTLVRLLQPIWKKVPENVILHGLACATVYAHISPEDPDIPMHLERAVDLCNRIYQLVKSFRAFCDAFCHTYPCTGYMYLPEIIGFAPGIPLKLMEAEPILDTSELFQKFGSNGFTYESNDYGDVIRAQIHGLENGVIVIYVDNELVTDRFPDVLAIVMRARGQNMKSFIIDCKVCAFDERRKTSLSIKDLPNSHWEDAEIVVSIVVSDILYLNGKSLLQKQLLLRHQMLQRSFVEQLDSSVNISDVPQCNDLKLLKSFLKAAGKSSLIVKSLTDNATYEPCKKLRNWLILRKEDLADLEKKDSNDDARVVRAPSKEAKATTRDSEDASLTGDNEDAATTGDSEDAALTGDNEDAATTGASEDDA; from the exons ATGGCTTCCCCACCCACACTTGTCGAACTAAAGAGAAGTCCATCCGATTACACTCTATCTAATGTAGTACATTGGGAGCTTGGCGGTGATGTTCCATTTGTGTTTCTGGCCAATTGTTTGGTTGCTGTGTCAGAGGCAGCTGAGGATGATCTACAAGATATTGCTTGCAATATCTTTAGGACGTTCATGAAGATATCTCCTCAAAATTTGTTTGCAGTCCTTTCTATACTTGCAAGGACTTATACTGATGGTGATAACTCTTACACAATTGAAGCTTCTAAAGATGCTATCATCGAAGCAATCGCTGAATCATCTAACAAGACCCCGGAGTTTATTAAAGATCAGTTGTTGGAGCATGACTTAGCATTTGTTGCTGAAGTCAACAGACCAATAGAGTTACTATTCAAACGTGAAAAGCTTACCATTGAGTATCTTTTTTCAAAGATCATCGCATTAGTG GAGAATGTCAaaaggaagaaagaaaaaaagaaagtttgGGCTAAGAGAAACCTGTATACATTGCTTGGTATGTTCAATCATGCTTCGGAATTTGAAGCTGGGACCTTGGTTCGGTTGCTACAG CCCATTTGGAAAAAGGTTCCTGAGAATGTAATTCTGCATGGCCTCGCTTGTGCTACTGTGTATGCACACATTTCTCCTGAGGATCCTGACATTCCTATGCATCTTGAGAGA GCGGTTGATCTTTGTAACCGAATTTATCAATTGGTTAAGTCTTTCCGAGCATTTTGTGATGCCTTTTGTCATACCTATCCATGTACTGGATATATGTATCTGCCAGAGATTATAGGATTTGCTCCTGGCATTCCTCTAAAGTTGATGGAGGCCGAACCCATACTTGACACATCCGAGCTGTTTCAAAAATTTGGGTCTAATGGTTTCACCTATGAGTCTAATGATTATGGGGATGTAATACGTGCTCAG ATACATGGTCTAGAAAATGGCGTGATTGTGATATATGTTGATAATGAATTGGTCACAGACCGTTTTCCCGATGTTCTTGCCATAGTGATGAG AGCAAGAGGCCAGAATATGAAGTCCTTTATAATCGATTGCAAAGTCTGTGCCTTTGATGAAAGGAGAAAGACCAGTTTATCGATCAAG GATCTTCCCAACTCACATTGGGAAGATGCTGAAATCGTTGTCAGCATTGTTGTTTCGGACATTCTTTACTTGAATGGAAAGTCACTCTTGCAAAAGCAACTCCTACTTCGCCATCAG ATGCTTCAAAGATCCTTTGTTGAACAGTTGGATTCATCAGTCAATATTTCCGATGTCCCACAATGCAACGATCTTAAGCTTCTTAAAAGCTTTCTGAAAGCTGCTGGCAAGTCAAG CTTAATTGTGAAGTCTCTTACTGATAATGCCACATATGAACCTTGTAAAAAGTTACGCAACTGGCTTATACTTAGAAAAGAAGACTTGGCAGACCTTGAAAAAAAAG ATAGTAATGATGATGCTCGAGTTGTGAGGGCACCTAGTAAAGAAGCCAAGGCTACAACTAGAGATAGTGAAGATGCCTCCTTAACTGGAGATAATGAAGATGCTGCCACAACTGGAGATAGTGAAGATGCTGCCTTAACTGGAGATAATGAAGATGCTGCCACAACTGGAGCTAGTGAAGATGATGCTTGA